In Callospermophilus lateralis isolate mCalLat2 chromosome 18, mCalLat2.hap1, whole genome shotgun sequence, one DNA window encodes the following:
- the C18H19orf12 gene encoding protein C19orf12 homolog, giving the protein MPIVVSDIMKLLCSVSQESKMKAAVKHSGRGALVTGAVAFVGGLMGGPPGLAVGGAVGGLLGAWMTSGQLKPVPQILMELPPAEQQKLFNEATAIIRHLDWTDAVQLTTLVMGSEALKHQLMAMLVNYITKELQAEIQYDD; this is encoded by the exons ATGCCCATCGTAGTGTCGGACATCATGAAGCTGCTGTGCTCCGTCTCCCAGGAAAGCAAGATGAAGGCAGCTGTCAAGCACTCTGGGAGGGGTGCCCTGGTCACAGGGGCTGTGGCCTTCGTTGGTGGTTTGATGGGTGGCCCACCAGGACTAGCTGTTG GGGGGGCTGTAGGAGGTCTATTAGGTGCCTGGATGACGAGTGGACAGCTTAAGCCAGTTCCACAGATCTTAATGGAGCTGCCTCCCGCTGAGCAGCAGAAGCTCTTTAATGAAGCCACTGCCATCATCAGACACTTGGATTGGACAGACGCTGTGCAGCTGACTACTCTGGTTATGGGCAGTGAGGCCCTGAAGCATCAGTTAATGGCAATGCTGGTGAACTATATCACTAAGGAGCTGCAGGCTGAAATTCAGTACGATGACTAG